A stretch of the Poseidonibacter antarcticus genome encodes the following:
- a CDS encoding multidrug effflux MFS transporter yields the protein MKKPINHIYLIVLLSVLSSVAPMGTDTYIPSIPDIAKYFSVGIEKIELTLSIFLIGFSIGQIFGGPISDKYGRRKGSIVGLLGYAFFSFLIIFSTNIYELWVYRFLEAFFGGIVVVNAAASVRDRFKGAEAAKVFSLIGTIRSLAPLIAPAIGAFIIHFFSWEAVFVFLTVYSLLVALWVYKDLDESFTYIEQNVIESFKIVLTHKKAMKAMLTLALGFSGFFIFISKSSFIYIEHYGISTDMFPLFFGFNFIILISMIRVNLIFLKKYTPIELIKFAIFIQVIAAILMMINYEGNSLIITMILMASYMSMMAFIFGNCMALALEHFSKNAGVASSVIGVLQFGLGAIISSIALSFHNETFLPIAISVTIISFTSYLIIRTYK from the coding sequence ATGAAAAAACCAATAAATCATATATACTTAATCGTATTATTATCTGTTTTATCATCAGTTGCTCCAATGGGAACAGATACTTATATCCCCTCTATTCCTGATATAGCAAAATATTTTAGTGTGGGAATTGAAAAAATTGAACTTACTTTATCTATTTTCTTAATTGGATTTTCCATTGGTCAAATTTTTGGTGGACCAATTTCTGATAAATATGGTAGAAGAAAAGGTTCCATTGTTGGACTTTTAGGATATGCATTTTTTAGTTTTCTAATTATTTTTAGTACAAATATCTATGAACTTTGGGTATATAGATTCTTAGAAGCATTCTTTGGTGGAATTGTAGTAGTAAATGCAGCAGCTTCTGTTAGAGATAGATTCAAAGGTGCAGAAGCTGCAAAAGTATTTTCATTAATTGGAACGATTAGAAGTTTAGCTCCTCTAATTGCACCTGCTATTGGTGCTTTTATCATACACTTTTTTTCATGGGAAGCTGTATTTGTATTTTTAACAGTTTATTCATTGTTAGTTGCCCTTTGGGTTTACAAAGATTTAGATGAAAGTTTTACTTATATAGAGCAAAATGTTATCGAATCTTTTAAAATAGTTTTAACTCATAAAAAAGCTATGAAAGCAATGTTGACCTTAGCTTTAGGTTTTTCTGGATTTTTTATCTTTATTTCAAAATCTTCATTTATTTATATTGAACATTATGGAATTTCAACTGATATGTTTCCTTTATTCTTTGGATTTAATTTTATTATCTTAATTTCAATGATTAGAGTAAATTTAATATTTTTAAAAAAATATACCCCTATAGAATTAATTAAATTTGCAATATTTATTCAAGTAATAGCTGCTATTTTAATGATGATAAATTATGAGGGAAATTCACTTATTATAACTATGATTTTAATGGCTAGTTATATGAGTATGATGGCTTTTATTTTTGGAAATTGTATGGCTTTAGCTCTAGAACATTTTTCTAAAAATGCTGGTGTCGCTTCTAGTGTTATTGGAGTTTTACAGTTTGGATTAGGTGCAATTATTTCATCAATCGCCCTATCTTTTCATAATGAAACTTTTTTACCAATTGCGATTAGTGTTACAATTATTTCTTTTACATCATACTTGATTATTAGAACTTATAAATAA
- a CDS encoding MarR family winged helix-turn-helix transcriptional regulator, producing the protein MHTDLKQSIGFNINKTANLLNSSFNHKLKQHSIALEQRATLEILEFEENVTQTKIAEILGKDKTTISRTLKTLEKKGFIKKEELDKRTYLIKLTKLGENVLKESTQTVQDFRASVASKLSQDEIDQFFSTLEKVLISLNEQK; encoded by the coding sequence ATGCACACTGATTTAAAACAATCTATAGGATTTAATATTAATAAAACAGCTAACTTATTAAATAGCTCATTTAATCATAAATTAAAACAACATAGTATTGCATTAGAACAAAGAGCTACTTTGGAGATTTTAGAATTTGAAGAAAATGTTACCCAAACAAAAATTGCAGAAATTTTAGGAAAAGATAAAACAACAATTAGTAGAACGCTAAAAACTTTAGAAAAAAAAGGTTTTATTAAAAAAGAAGAATTAGATAAAAGAACTTATTTGATAAAACTTACAAAACTTGGAGAAAACGTATTAAAAGAAAGTACTCAAACAGTACAAGATTTTAGAGCTAGTGTTGCTTCAAAACTAAGTCAAGATGAAATCGATCAATTTTTTTCTACACTTGAAAAAGTTCTTATCTCACTAAATGAGCAAAAATGA
- the tatC gene encoding twin-arginine translocase subunit TatC translates to MFDDLKPHIADLRKRLVISGLSLIVMFFVCFFFYEPILTWMMVPVEAVLPPDSKMVAVEIQETFFTALKVAFFSGFIVSLPIIFWQLWLFLAPGLYEHEKKLVVPFVFFATLMFLIGSSFAYYVVVPYGFEFLVNFGSAVVTILPSIGKYVGFFTKLLFGFGVAFELPVITFFLAKIGLVDDKMLKDFFKYAVVLIFILASLLTPPDVLTQFLMAGPLIILYGVSIYIAKVFNPAHVDEDEEDFDDDEDDEKIDEEERK, encoded by the coding sequence ATGTTTGATGATTTAAAACCTCATATAGCCGATTTACGAAAAAGATTAGTAATATCAGGATTATCACTAATAGTGATGTTTTTTGTATGTTTTTTCTTTTATGAACCAATATTAACATGGATGATGGTTCCTGTTGAAGCTGTATTACCTCCTGATTCAAAAATGGTTGCTGTTGAAATTCAAGAAACATTTTTCACTGCACTTAAAGTTGCTTTTTTCTCTGGATTTATAGTTTCATTACCAATAATATTTTGGCAATTATGGTTGTTTTTAGCTCCAGGACTTTATGAACATGAAAAGAAACTTGTAGTTCCTTTTGTATTTTTTGCAACATTAATGTTTTTGATTGGTTCATCATTTGCTTATTATGTAGTTGTACCTTATGGATTTGAATTCTTAGTTAATTTTGGTTCTGCTGTTGTTACAATATTACCTAGTATTGGTAAATATGTTGGATTTTTTACAAAACTATTATTTGGGTTTGGTGTTGCTTTTGAATTACCTGTAATTACATTTTTCCTTGCAAAAATTGGTCTTGTTGATGATAAAATGCTAAAAGATTTCTTTAAATATGCAGTTGTTTTAATCTTTATTTTAGCATCACTTTTAACACCTCCTGATGTATTAACACAGTTTTTAATGGCAGGTCCTTTAATAATTCTTTATGGTGTGTCAATTTATATTGCAAAAGTTTTCAATCCTGCTCATGTAGATGAAGACGAAGAAGATTTTGACGATGATGAAGACGATGAAAAAATAGATGAAGAAGAGAGAAAATAA
- the nhaD gene encoding sodium:proton antiporter NhaD, with the protein MFKYLISIVGFSICLFANEFENPNLTYTWVGFATLIIFIVGYYFVANEEKYNLDKSVPALFIGIFSFLLIAVYYYTNGLDIHLVHNEAEKVILEIAEIFFFLFVAMTYIESLLHMRVFDALKYNLVSRGYSYRKLFWLTGLIAFFLSPIADNLTTALILATVLITIEKNNKEFLVPSAINIVVAANAGGAWSPFGDITTLMTWTAGKGDFTDFLYLFPASTVGYLITAFLLSRFVPKSQPIFNVEEEVKPKMAIGARMVIALGFITLLSAIISHQILDFPAMWGMMFGLTLLKIYSHRLTRKYGDDQLNVFRAMAKIENNTLMFFFGILAVVGALYFVGWLTLLSVVYNPDVLGPTWSNICVGFLSAIVDNVPVMSAVLKANPDMNTSQWMLVALTAGIGGSLISFGSAAGVGVMGKLRGIYTFSSHMRYAWAILLGYITSIAIWYFQFIFLNIH; encoded by the coding sequence ATGTTTAAATATTTGATTAGTATTGTTGGTTTTTCAATATGTTTGTTTGCAAACGAATTTGAAAATCCTAATCTTACGTATACTTGGGTTGGTTTTGCAACACTTATTATTTTTATAGTAGGTTATTATTTCGTTGCAAATGAAGAAAAATATAATCTTGATAAGTCTGTACCTGCACTTTTTATTGGTATTTTTTCTTTTTTATTAATTGCTGTTTATTATTATACAAATGGTTTAGATATTCATTTAGTTCATAATGAAGCTGAAAAAGTTATATTAGAAATTGCTGAAATATTTTTCTTCTTATTTGTTGCTATGACGTATATTGAATCTTTATTACATATGCGTGTATTTGATGCTTTAAAATACAACCTTGTTTCAAGAGGATATAGTTATAGAAAATTATTCTGGTTAACAGGATTAATTGCATTTTTCCTTTCACCTATTGCTGATAACTTAACAACTGCGTTGATTTTAGCAACTGTTTTAATTACAATCGAAAAAAATAATAAAGAGTTTTTAGTTCCAAGTGCAATAAATATTGTAGTTGCAGCAAATGCGGGAGGTGCTTGGTCACCTTTTGGAGATATTACAACGCTTATGACATGGACAGCAGGAAAAGGAGATTTTACTGATTTCTTATATTTATTCCCTGCTTCAACAGTGGGATATTTAATTACAGCTTTTTTACTATCTAGATTTGTTCCTAAATCACAACCTATTTTTAATGTAGAAGAAGAAGTAAAACCAAAAATGGCAATTGGTGCTAGAATGGTTATAGCCTTAGGTTTTATAACTTTATTATCAGCTATTATTTCACATCAAATTCTTGATTTTCCTGCGATGTGGGGAATGATGTTTGGTTTAACTTTATTAAAAATTTATTCTCATCGTCTTACAAGAAAATATGGAGATGACCAATTAAATGTATTTAGAGCAATGGCAAAAATTGAAAACAATACATTAATGTTTTTCTTTGGTATTTTAGCAGTTGTAGGAGCTTTATATTTTGTAGGATGGTTAACTTTATTATCAGTAGTTTATAATCCTGATGTTCTTGGTCCTACTTGGTCAAATATTTGTGTTGGTTTCTTATCTGCAATTGTTGATAATGTTCCTGTAATGTCTGCTGTTTTAAAAGCAAATCCAGATATGAATACTTCACAATGGATGTTAGTTGCACTTACAGCTGGTATTGGTGGTTCTCTTATTTCTTTTGGGAGTGCAGCTGGAGTTGGAGTTATGGGGAAATTAAGAGGAATTTACACTTTTAGTTCACATATGAGATATGCATGGGCCATATTACTTGGATATATTACATCAATTGCAATATGGTATTTTCAATTTATCTTTTTAAATATCCACTAG
- a CDS encoding DUF2721 domain-containing protein, whose protein sequence is MEIEISTPALLFPAISLLLLAYTNRFLTTGQLIRSISRQAKENTNQDLSGQIQNLKKRLELTKWMQFFGVVSILMCTVSMFALFLGFHTIGKNVFGVSLIIMCLSLLLSLWEVYISSNALNLELKDLFNKCK, encoded by the coding sequence ATGGAAATAGAAATTTCAACACCAGCATTGTTATTCCCTGCTATCTCATTGCTTCTTTTGGCATATACAAATAGATTTTTAACTACAGGACAACTTATTCGTTCAATCAGTCGTCAGGCAAAAGAAAACACAAATCAAGATCTTTCAGGACAAATTCAAAATTTGAAAAAAAGATTAGAACTTACTAAATGGATGCAATTTTTTGGAGTGGTATCTATACTTATGTGTACGGTTTCTATGTTTGCACTTTTCTTAGGTTTTCATACTATTGGAAAAAACGTTTTTGGTGTGAGTTTAATAATAATGTGTCTATCTTTACTTCTTTCTTTATGGGAAGTTTATATCTCTTCTAATGCTTTAAATTTGGAATTAAAAGACTTATTCAATAAATGTAAATAA
- a CDS encoding cold-shock protein, with translation MADQVNGTVKWFNSEKGFGFIQQENGGNDVFVHFRQINNPGYGRVSLEEGQRVSFEIGEGEKGPQAQNVTIL, from the coding sequence ATGGCAGATCAAGTTAACGGAACTGTAAAATGGTTCAATAGTGAAAAAGGTTTTGGATTCATCCAACAAGAGAATGGTGGAAATGATGTATTTGTTCACTTTAGACAAATCAATAACCCAGGTTATGGTAGAGTTTCTCTTGAAGAAGGACAAAGAGTGTCTTTCGAAATTGGTGAAGGCGAAAAAGGTCCTCAAGCACAAAACGTTACAATTCTGTAA
- a CDS encoding sodium-dependent transporter, with translation MNKFTRLGFILTAAGSAVGLGNIWKFPYIAGEYGGGAFVIIYLLAILFIGLVVFLAEAVIGQTAQANVATSFIQTSKSKNEKWKFAGLIIITGLLILSFYSVVLGWILNYVITSFSSLPKDTQTAGLIFETLISKDIALQLFYHSLIAGTVIFIVLKGIKDGIEKINLILMPLLGIILFGLLLYALTLDSFSTAVSFMFKPDFSKIDENALLAALGQAFFTLSLGVGTIMTYSASLDKNANFVKSSIMVAIIDTTIAIIAGLIIFSFLFEAGAKSTSGPGLVFISLPVIFSGWGILGQVIAVSFFLALVFAGITSAVSMIEPSLMYFIERYNMTRKKATILCGGIFYSLGVVALLSMSTKYGNDLTFFGKNAFDLMDFITSSIMMPIAAIVTCLFLGYFVDKKLLEEKFLKHTSKSLFNIWYVLVKYIVPFIILILFLNKLGILK, from the coding sequence GTGAATAAATTTACAAGATTAGGGTTTATTCTTACTGCGGCAGGTTCAGCAGTTGGATTAGGCAATATATGGAAATTTCCTTATATTGCAGGAGAATATGGGGGAGGAGCATTTGTTATAATATATTTGCTAGCTATTTTATTTATTGGATTAGTTGTTTTTCTTGCAGAAGCAGTAATTGGACAAACAGCCCAAGCAAATGTTGCTACATCGTTTATACAAACATCTAAATCTAAAAATGAGAAATGGAAATTTGCAGGTTTGATAATAATTACAGGTTTACTAATATTATCTTTTTATTCAGTTGTTTTAGGTTGGATATTAAACTATGTAATTACTTCATTTTCATCTCTTCCTAAAGATACTCAAACTGCTGGTTTAATTTTTGAGACATTAATATCAAAAGACATAGCTTTACAGCTATTTTATCACTCATTAATTGCTGGAACTGTTATCTTTATTGTATTAAAGGGAATAAAAGATGGTATAGAAAAAATAAATTTAATTCTAATGCCTTTATTAGGAATAATTTTATTTGGACTACTTTTATATGCCTTAACTTTAGATAGTTTCTCTACTGCTGTTAGTTTTATGTTTAAACCTGATTTCTCAAAAATTGATGAAAATGCATTACTTGCAGCTTTAGGTCAAGCATTTTTTACACTTTCATTAGGTGTTGGTACAATTATGACTTATTCAGCTTCATTAGATAAAAATGCAAATTTTGTAAAATCTTCTATTATGGTTGCAATTATTGATACAACAATTGCAATTATTGCAGGATTAATAATCTTCTCCTTTTTATTTGAAGCAGGTGCCAAAAGTACATCGGGACCAGGACTTGTGTTTATTTCATTACCTGTAATTTTCTCAGGATGGGGAATTTTAGGTCAAGTTATTGCTGTTTCATTCTTCTTAGCTTTAGTATTTGCAGGAATCACTTCTGCTGTTTCAATGATTGAACCATCATTAATGTATTTTATCGAAAGATATAATATGACAAGAAAAAAAGCAACAATATTGTGTGGAGGTATTTTTTATAGTTTAGGAGTAGTAGCCCTGCTTTCAATGTCTACTAAATATGGAAATGATTTAACTTTCTTTGGAAAAAATGCTTTTGATTTAATGGATTTTATTACATCATCTATAATGATGCCAATTGCAGCAATTGTAACTTGTCTATTCTTAGGATATTTTGTTGATAAAAAATTACTTGAAGAAAAGTTCTTAAAACATACATCAAAAAGTTTATTTAATATTTGGTATGTATTAGTTAAATATATAGTTCCATTTATAATATTGATACTATTTTTAAATAAGTTAGGGATTTTAAAATAA
- a CDS encoding cation:proton antiporter domain-containing protein, with protein MSNAHLLNSMLYLFVVAAVLVTLSKKLGLGSILGLLLAGVIVGPYSPGPILTKEVESLRHITEFGVVLLLFVIGLEMQPKKLWSMRKEVFGLGTAQILISGFFIFLYSSLYATSLQVAILVGLTFALSSTAFVMQILQEKGEIYSPMGKSSFSILLMQDLAVVPLLAFVPILADKGNLTDGHSIWQQILIAISLILILLAFGKYIIPKLLDYLASNQNKEAFFFSVILSVVFAAWAMEYAGLSMALGAFIMGMILSSSKYHYQIQANVEPYKGLLMTLFFVAVGMSVDLNAMMENPLILIQHLVVIMGIKILILFLIMLFMGYTRSTAISVSFLLAQSGEFGFVLFGAAKALGVISDETFVAAVTIISFSMLLTPLFVKISEKFSIKFDNTPIEIKSAYVPQEEWNGVFIVGYGSVGRFVATMLEHANVPFVAFDIDTKRVEIGQKEGRAVYYGELSNLEFLAHIGLSRARSVIVTVDSHHTSAKIVSHIRNISPKIKILARTENMKTRDALLIHGASWAIPEVLEGSLRLGEETLLGLGMMKEDVNEVLTFFRKDDYESIKKLYKSFDSDI; from the coding sequence ATGTCAAATGCTCATTTATTGAATTCTATGCTTTATCTTTTTGTTGTTGCTGCTGTTTTAGTAACACTTTCAAAAAAATTAGGATTAGGCAGTATTTTAGGTTTATTACTTGCAGGAGTTATTGTAGGTCCCTACTCTCCTGGTCCTATCCTTACAAAAGAAGTAGAATCGCTTAGACATATAACAGAATTTGGTGTAGTTTTACTTTTATTTGTAATTGGTCTTGAGATGCAACCTAAAAAACTTTGGAGTATGAGAAAAGAGGTTTTTGGTTTAGGAACTGCTCAAATTCTTATTTCAGGATTCTTTATATTTTTATACTCATCTTTATATGCTACTTCTTTACAAGTTGCTATTTTAGTTGGTCTAACATTTGCACTTTCTTCAACTGCTTTTGTAATGCAAATTTTACAAGAAAAGGGAGAGATTTATTCTCCTATGGGAAAAAGTAGTTTTTCAATTCTTTTAATGCAAGATTTAGCAGTTGTTCCGCTTTTAGCTTTTGTTCCAATCTTAGCAGATAAAGGAAATTTAACTGATGGACATTCTATTTGGCAACAAATTTTGATTGCTATTAGTTTGATACTAATTTTACTAGCTTTTGGAAAATATATTATTCCTAAACTTCTTGATTATCTAGCATCAAATCAAAATAAAGAGGCTTTCTTTTTCTCTGTAATTTTATCTGTGGTTTTTGCAGCTTGGGCAATGGAATATGCTGGGCTTTCTATGGCTTTAGGTGCTTTTATTATGGGGATGATTTTATCAAGTTCTAAATATCATTATCAAATTCAAGCAAATGTAGAACCATATAAGGGTCTTCTTATGACTTTATTTTTTGTTGCTGTTGGAATGTCTGTTGATTTAAATGCAATGATGGAAAACCCTTTAATTTTGATTCAACATTTAGTTGTAATAATGGGAATAAAAATCTTAATACTGTTTTTAATAATGTTATTTATGGGATATACACGATCAACTGCTATTTCAGTTTCATTTCTACTTGCTCAAAGTGGGGAGTTTGGATTTGTTCTTTTTGGAGCAGCAAAAGCTTTAGGTGTTATTAGTGATGAAACATTTGTTGCAGCTGTTACAATTATCTCTTTTAGTATGCTTTTAACTCCACTTTTTGTAAAAATAAGTGAAAAATTCAGTATTAAATTTGATAATACACCAATAGAAATAAAATCTGCTTATGTTCCTCAAGAAGAATGGAATGGTGTATTCATAGTAGGATATGGTAGTGTTGGTAGATTTGTTGCAACTATGCTAGAGCATGCAAATGTACCTTTTGTAGCTTTTGATATTGATACAAAGAGAGTAGAAATTGGTCAAAAAGAAGGAAGAGCTGTTTATTATGGAGAATTAAGTAACTTAGAGTTTTTAGCTCATATTGGACTTTCAAGAGCAAGAAGTGTTATTGTTACTGTTGATAGTCATCATACATCAGCAAAAATTGTTTCACATATTAGAAATATTTCACCGAAAATAAAGATTTTAGCTAGAACAGAAAATATGAAAACTAGAGATGCTTTATTAATACATGGTGCTTCATGGGCAATACCTGAAGTTTTAGAGGGAAGTTTAAGACTTGGTGAAGAGACTTTATTAGGTCTTGGAATGATGAAAGAAGATGTAAATGAAGTTCTAACTTTCTTTAGAAAAGATGATTATGAATCTATAAAAAAGCTTTATAAAAGTTTTGATAGTGATATTTAA
- the queA gene encoding tRNA preQ1(34) S-adenosylmethionine ribosyltransferase-isomerase QueA: MLDPLKTSSYDYSLPKELIASKPVFPADSAKLLVYNTKTDTITHTTFKKLMDFLPDDISVFLNDTKVIKARIFGKKPSGGKVELLLNKPLFMDRYLVMIRGKVHEGLELEFDEGLVVKVLELNDDGTRVVEFYKNKEKLDFLTLVDILNKIGHLPLPHYMNREDNEEDNTNYQTLFAKNYGAVAAPTASLHFTEELLQKINDKFDVNYLTLHVGAGTFKPVDADDILDHPMHSEYFEIGREAKESLDKASKVLAVGTTVTRTIEYYARKNMISGECDLFLNPANKPIKVDYLLTNFHLPKSTLIMLIAAFVGLEKTLEIYEEAVKEKYRFFSYGDGMLII; encoded by the coding sequence ATGTTAGACCCTTTAAAAACTTCAAGCTATGACTATTCTTTACCAAAAGAACTCATAGCTTCAAAACCAGTATTCCCAGCAGATAGTGCAAAACTTTTAGTTTACAATACAAAAACAGACACAATCACTCATACAACTTTCAAAAAATTAATGGATTTTTTACCTGATGATATTTCAGTATTTTTAAATGATACAAAAGTTATCAAAGCTAGAATATTTGGTAAAAAACCATCAGGTGGAAAAGTTGAATTACTTTTAAATAAACCTCTTTTTATGGATAGATATTTAGTAATGATTCGAGGAAAAGTTCATGAGGGATTAGAACTTGAATTTGATGAAGGATTAGTAGTAAAAGTTTTAGAATTAAATGATGATGGAACAAGAGTAGTTGAATTTTATAAAAATAAAGAAAAACTAGACTTTTTAACATTAGTTGATATTTTAAATAAAATTGGACATTTACCACTTCCACATTATATGAATAGAGAAGATAATGAAGAAGATAATACAAATTATCAAACATTATTTGCAAAAAACTATGGAGCAGTTGCAGCACCTACTGCATCTTTGCATTTTACAGAAGAGTTATTACAAAAAATAAATGATAAATTTGATGTAAATTATTTAACACTACACGTAGGAGCAGGAACTTTTAAACCTGTTGATGCTGATGATATTTTGGATCACCCAATGCATAGTGAATATTTTGAAATAGGTCGAGAAGCTAAAGAATCACTTGATAAAGCTTCAAAAGTTTTAGCAGTTGGAACTACGGTTACGCGTACAATTGAATATTATGCTAGAAAAAATATGATTTCAGGAGAATGTGATTTATTTTTAAATCCTGCTAATAAACCTATTAAAGTTGATTATTTACTTACAAATTTTCACCTTCCAAAATCAACACTAATTATGCTAATTGCAGCATTTGTAGGCTTAGAAAAAACACTAGAAATTTATGAAGAAGCTGTAAAAGAAAAATATAGATTTTTTTCTTATGGTGATGGAATGCTAATTATATAA
- the tatB gene encoding Sec-independent protein translocase protein TatB has product MEIFLIAIVAIIALGPDKLPTAMVEVAKFLKKFKSGVEDAKSTFNNELNIDEIKEEANKFKTQIEDTKLSMTMDSRVDLGLDNIMKDDSNQKREKPKNEKISLKKKDKKKTPEVEENPTNKFKVNFDNEKKEDNV; this is encoded by the coding sequence ATGGAAATCTTTCTAATTGCAATTGTCGCAATTATCGCACTTGGACCTGATAAATTACCTACTGCTATGGTTGAAGTAGCTAAGTTTTTAAAAAAATTTAAATCAGGTGTTGAAGATGCAAAATCAACATTTAATAATGAATTAAATATTGATGAAATCAAAGAAGAAGCTAATAAATTCAAAACTCAAATAGAAGATACAAAACTATCAATGACTATGGATTCAAGAGTTGATTTAGGACTTGATAATATCATGAAAGATGATTCAAATCAAAAAAGAGAAAAACCTAAAAATGAAAAAATATCTTTAAAAAAGAAAGATAAAAAGAAAACTCCTGAAGTTGAAGAAAATCCAACAAATAAATTCAAAGTAAATTTTGACAATGAAAAAAAAGAGGATAATGTTTAA
- a CDS encoding 3'-5' exonuclease: MAHYVLFDTETTGNQEEDRVIQFGAMILDQKGKVEAFDELCTTDIDIKIEAMEVHNITPDLIVGKPKATETSFYKRLEELNTNENYIIAHNISFDMGMIQKEGFVNQYKQIDTLRCAKHLFSDLPYHRLQYLRYALELYKTEANEAAKHNITIKAHDAIGDVLVMKLFLSKLVAKCREIYPDYNPIEKLVELTLTPVFIKTFKFGKHKGKEIADVAKEDSGYLNWMRSNMDLDEDLKYTLDKVLGSTNNY, encoded by the coding sequence ATGGCACATTATGTACTATTTGATACAGAAACAACAGGAAATCAAGAAGAAGATAGAGTTATCCAATTTGGAGCAATGATACTTGACCAAAAAGGAAAAGTTGAGGCTTTTGATGAATTATGTACAACAGATATTGATATAAAAATTGAAGCAATGGAAGTTCACAATATAACACCTGATTTAATTGTAGGAAAACCAAAAGCTACTGAAACTTCTTTTTATAAAAGATTAGAAGAATTAAATACAAATGAAAACTATATAATAGCTCATAATATCTCTTTTGATATGGGAATGATTCAAAAAGAAGGTTTTGTAAATCAATATAAACAAATAGATACATTAAGATGTGCGAAACATTTATTTTCTGATCTTCCTTATCATAGATTACAATATTTAAGATATGCTCTTGAATTATATAAAACAGAAGCTAATGAAGCTGCTAAACACAATATTACAATCAAAGCTCATGATGCAATTGGTGATGTTTTAGTTATGAAACTATTTCTTTCAAAATTAGTTGCAAAATGTAGAGAGATTTACCCAGATTATAATCCAATAGAAAAACTTGTAGAACTTACTTTAACTCCAGTATTTATTAAAACTTTTAAGTTTGGTAAACATAAAGGCAAAGAAATAGCAGATGTTGCAAAAGAAGATTCAGGTTATTTAAATTGGATGAGATCAAATATGGATTTGGATGAAGATTTAAAGTATACTCTTGATAAAGTATTAGGCTCAACAAATAACTATTAA